Below is a genomic region from Thunnus thynnus chromosome 22, fThuThy2.1, whole genome shotgun sequence.
ctttactttttaaatatttgagtTGATGTTTGATGTTGAACTTAATTATGCAGTTGATTGGCTTGTTAgagttataaaacatttaaagcagagcagagctcctacttgtgtttgaaatgtttctgaactGGTGTAATAATTATTGTAGGAAAATCAATGAATGTGAAAACCACTTGGACAAGTTACCTGCTTTACTGATAGAAAGTAATTCTCTTTCAGGGTTGAACACAAGGAGGATTGTCCTACTGGGGAAAACTGGAGCTGGGAAGAGCAGCCTCGCTAACACCATATTTGGAGAGGCCACATTCAAAATAAACCAttttaatgacttgaaaacacatttttgtgaaGCAGAAACCAAATTTGTCAATGGAAGAAGCATCACTTTGATCGACACTCCTGGTTTCTTTGACCCAGGCAGGTCTGAGGAGGACATGAAGCCTGAGATGGTGAGGTGTATCACTGAGTGCGCTCCTGGGCCTCATGCTTTTCTCATTGTGCTTAAAGTGGAGAAATTCACCAAGCAGGAGAAAGCTGTCATCACaaaaatgtgtgaatatttCTCTGTTGATGCTTTCAAATATGCTGCAGTTGTCTTAACCCAGGGTGACCAGCTCCCAGAAGGGATGAAGATTGAAGAGTTTGTCAATGAAAGTGAGCATATGAGTGATCTGGTGAAGAAGTGCGGCGGCCGGTGCCACGTTGTTGATAATAAATACTGGAAGATCAAACAGCAGGATGAATACAGGAGCAACCAGTTCCAGGTGGCAGAGCTACTCAACACCATAGAAGAGATAGTGATGGAAAACAATGGAGGCTACTACACCAATGAAATGCTGCAAACAGTggagagagaaatacagaaagaggaagagtgCATCAGACTGTCATCAGGAAACATGACACAGGAAGAGATCAGACAGCAGGCTAAAAGCAGAGTCCCTGAGAAGCGTTTGAACAAAGCACCACAGACATGGATTAGAGGTTTTGTGCGTTTGGCGATCATTGCTGGATTATTTGCAACTGTCTCAGCTGTGTTGATCAAGTCAAAATTCTTGAAGGAATTAACAGAGGTATACCACTATTTGATAAACAAGTAATAGCAACACCACTAGCAACAGTGGTAGAAGAACAAGTAGTCGAGACCGCAAGCGTGTCTCCACCAGTCAGTGCAATAGAAAAGGTAATTGAGGTAGCAATTACACCAGTGGAGGCAATACagaagacatttgatgatgttTTGAACAAACTTTCTGATTAATACAATAGAACATACAATCCTTGGAACAAATTTGAATGAACATTGAAGCAGAATCCATACAGAGTAAATAAGAAGTCTAGCAGTAATCAATGTTTTAATCTATTTAACTAAGCATCACATCAGGTTCCTCCTCAACCTGTTTCTCTGGAAATTGTCATTTATGCATTCATTACTGTACATCCTGTCTTATCTTCTGTAATGTcttgtttactgtaaacaaacacgGCATGTTTTGATCTAAAATCTGAAAGTGGTTGAGACATGGACTCTACATGACTTTGTggtgttttatgatgatgatttgcttttatttctgtttgctGCTCAGTTATAAATTTATTATGCaacaataaaaaaggaaatgtctAAATGATTGTaagaaacacaaataatgtatattttagttttctttacACTGGAAAAAATATGCAGTGTCTCCCAGTGTCTTTTAAATACTCACTTTTACAAATGTTAAATCTTTACTTTCTATACTTTCTGCTTATTTTACTTTACCTGAAGTAGTCTTTATGTTTTATTCcctttgtgttcatttatttcctttttgatacttttacttatttattttacctgTTTTGATATGTTGTCATTATCTTTTTACAAAATTCAGTGTACAAATGAATGATTTGGAGGCAATTTGAAATAGAAATTTACAATCAGTtgtaaagtttttgtttttacatgcatttaaCATCAATGTGATGAtacattattttcatgtgtGATGTTGATTTTCAACCATGTTGCTGAGCACTCTAGCCTCTTGTTTACATCACAGTAGACACAGGATAATGTGATCATCAGGTTTGGTTTTGGAAATGTGGGTGTAGCAAAGAATTATAATTGgcaatatgtatattttttaatatagttTTCTATATACTGGTCACaatttataaaatgacatcCCAGTCacagtctgtcagctgcagaGTCAGTGtgtcataattatttatttagttaagCATCACATCAGGTTTCACTTCAACCTGTTTCTTTGGAAATTCATGCATTCATCACAGTACatcctgttttttcttctgtaatgtCCTGTTTGCTGTAAGCAAACAGAGCACAAGTTTTGATCAGAAATCTAAAGTGGGTGTTGAGACATGGACTCTACATGACTTTGTGGTGTTTTATGATGGTGATTtgcttttatctctgttttgtttttgtttgattgttttttgtacatTGAGTGTTTTTTGCTCAGTTATAAATGTATTATGCAACAATAAAACAGCTGATTGGTCACTGTCTattcagttgttgttttttaataaaaccaCATAAAAGGTTAAATGATAAAGGTGAATATATACTCTCTGTATACATTAATTGTCAGTAAATGGCCTGGTGcagtttattcctctgtgccatggagctccactgttgtccaaaaattactaaaaacacattaatgtgCCACATTGTTGCCCTGGGTGACATATTTCCTTATTACAATGAACAAAGGCACTGTAATATATTTTGAGTCAGTCACACATAcattgtcctgctgctgtaaatacttaCAAGAGTACCAATTGCGTATTAATCCacggctgaaaatagtccccatcAAATGCATTATTTACTCTTGTTTGAATAATCTTAAACTGCAATGCCAGACTGTTTTAGGAAAATACTGGGCCTACTGTATCAGAGTGCAAAACACAGGTTAGAGCAGTTGGAACATGTTGAGAGACGGACTGTtgattttggtttgtttatagGATGTTTATATGGTGTTGACGATtcaccagctttatcctttaaagctGCTCCTCAACCACAAGTCACAAATCACAAGAAGAGAATTGTTCCAAATCGCCTCACATCAGATTAGAAAGTCTTGCAAtgttaatgttcattttaatgttcacacatgcagagcTTTAATGAGTTGCTGAGGTTCCCAAGAATAGCAAAGGTAGGTAATAGAAAAAGAATGAGTCTGCTAAGACGCAGGAAGCATCCAAACAGTTCTGcaaatttatcaaatttttcatcCATTCCTCATCAGCCACAGCCTGTCCCAAAAAAATGGGCAGATAATGCTTGTAACACACTAAATCTAGCTTTATTAAACATCAGGTCTTTGGCAGGAAATTtttaatcaatgattttattgtcAAGCACAatcttgattttatgtttttaaattaaccTTGGTTAGACCAAGATAACAGTGCAGCTGTTCTTATTGAGTCGACCCtcccaacttcagttttatgagtTAAGCTAGAGTGCATAAGAGAGGAGGTGGAtttgccattttgtttaatgattcccTTCAATGCAGGCAGATGTCTAATGGAaattttgcttcttttgaatATGTGGCTCTTCAGTTGAATTCCTCTTCTCAGCTATGTTCCTAAATATCTGCAGGCCACATAAACACTGTGCAAACTTTTTCAATGACTGCACTGAACTGCTGTCTGTCATCTGtattgactttgactgtgtagttattgttggtgattttaacatccatgttgacaacCCCTAGGACAGAGGGGCTTAAGAACTGAGTTGTTCTTGATAACTATGGACTGACTCAGCATGTAACAGAGCCCACACACAACAAAGGGCACACTCTGGACTTAATCACCTCCAGGGGTCTGAACATTTTTGTGTGGTGACTGATGTCgctctctctgatcattcctTTGTTATCTTTGAGAGTGCTATCttcatgcacacaaatattCAGACAGAGGTAATCACTAAACGGTATATCACTGAGAAtgaatgatgaaatatttattcGGGTTTTCTCTTCCACACCTGCCCACATTTTTGTCTCAGTCAGTGAGCTTGTAGATCATTTTTAAGCTTTGAGGGGCAGTAAATGCCGTAACAATTGTAAGAAACCCAAATAATTTCTATTGTAGCTGCATTTACTTGTTGCCAACTATACTTTTTTTATACACTGTGCAGAATTTGCATAATAATATCTACGTATCACATCAGGTTCCACTTCAACCTGTTTCTTTCATGCATTCATTACTGTACATCCTATCTTATCTTCTGTAATGCCCTGTTAACTGGCATTAgtaacaaaattaaataaataaattgatttttaaaatgtcttcattacTTTTAAAGCTCTAACAGGTTATATTGCTGAGCTGTTAACACTCTATGTTGCCAACCAACAATgaaatctgcaaatattttccTGTTAGTCTTTTAAATACTCACTTTTACAAATGTTAAATCTTTACTTTCTATACTTTCTGCTTATTTTACTTTACCTGAAGTAGTCTTTATGTTTTATTCcctttgtgttcatttatttcctttttgatacttttacttatttattttacctgttttgatatgttttcattatcattttacaaaattCAGTGTACAAATGAATGATTTGGGGGCAATTTGAAATAGAAATTTACAATCAgttgtaaagtttttttttttacatgcatttaacatcagtgtgatgatacattattttcatgtgtGATGTTGATTTTCAACCGTATTGCTGAGCACTACAGCCTCTTGTTTACATCACAGTAGACACAGGATAATGTGATCATCAGGTTTGGTTTTGGAAATGTGGGTGTAGCAAAGAATTATAATTGgcaatatgtatattttttaatatagttTTCTATATACTGGTCACaatttataaaatgacatcCCAGTCacagtctgtcagctgcagtcagtgtgtcataattatttatttagttaagCATCACATCAGGGGTCATTTCAAGCTGTTTCTCTGGAAACtgtcattcatgcattcattacTGTACATCCTGTCTTATCTTCTGTAATGTCCTGTTTACTGTAAGGAAATAAGGCGCAAGTTTTGATCTGAAATCTAAAGTGGTTGTTGAGACATGGACTCTACATGACTTTGCGGCGTTTTATGATGAcgatttgctttttttgttttttgtacattaaTTGTTTGTTGCTCAGTTATAAATTTATTATGCAACAATAGAACAGCTGATTGGTCACCTGTCGAGtcagttgtttcttttttttatagagCCACATAAAAGGTTAAAGGATACAGCTAAGCATCAGGCACTCATAAAAGAAGTGAATTATGGGATACTCATTTCTCCCATTGCTTGACAAACAAGCCAGACCGGCAGGAAAAAGGCAATACAGCCAAACCACAGCCAGAGAACAGGAGCtcataggagcattttctaatatgccgCTTTTATCTACAGTAATCGTAAAAGATAattgtgtgattgctggaaGCAATTATTGTTCTTCTCagtctttattcttattccgtcTTACGTTTTTTGCCGCGtttgcatactttgtgctataaaaaccattcaactgtttcagcgattttatataattttttaaaacattaaaatttataatggcagtctatgggacgaacccttcaactgagttggaaccttggtcactttgacactcaactgctcggaaGTCCCTTATCATACAGAtgccattcaaactgtaaaaagttcacaaaactttgaactttcaaagttatcagattgtttagtgatatcttttgtagtttttcagcaatttaagcccaaagtAAGGGGTTTTGAAGACtttttcaggtctcaccagtgtgtcatgtgatcaagcacagtggagagcacagataattttagaccggaaatgtttttctaaactgctgtcactcccacaattttaactcctcaagcacatatcttgcctcagtatgttgccacaagcctcctcagtctcaaaatgtaaatacatttcacataggacttatagtttttgagatctgaaccttaattgatagagagtccctgtcatgttctcattgactgcaatacagtctgcaggatgtgtgtctcctctcactccggtttcttaaacttacagattctctcttccttcaaacactttttacacatgtcattcattctcatgttaaacaagtcttgctttcactaatgatgtacaaatctctgggcttcaagctctagtttgagacaaatacattttcatcatcaaaatggagatttttttcctttcattactgggaatgtctgttggctcagtggtttagaacactgtTTTCATGATCAGCTACCCCTTAGATGACAAGGTTTTGTGTTCAATACCCGCTCTctgcagtgctcctcataatattgctgtcatgtacaaagttgctttcCATCTCTATCAAGTACCATAAGTCAATTCCTCTCTAGCTCACTTTAACATTATTATCTAAAGTATGGATTGCTATTattgttaaatacatcttttccaGTTTGAGTAGTCTAGTGGTTTAAGCTCCTGTCACTTCTCAACTCCTTTTTTTGATCCAAAAGTTGTGAGTTCGAGCCTCGCTTAGGGCAGAgctcagtagagttgaaggatGAATTGACAGACTAAATAGCAGAATCTGGCCTGGCATTGCTGTGTGACATtttagctcagtgcatagcatgtctgtcttacaaacatggGGATTTTAATCTTGCTAGATTTTTCAGTggtgttcagcttccagttatgcaatctaaattcgctttcagcaatcacacgaaatttctacagaaattgcagTTTCTAGTTAATAATGTGATCAACTGAGAGTTGTTGTAAATGATAACCATGAATCATAAATTCATCATGAATTAAaaggtatttttatttttcctgataCATTTTTATCTGAAATGATTATGAAGTGACAATGGGTGTTTGGATGTGATCCCTCCATAATTCtcatttaattttcagtttgtttgtttgcatataAATGTACAATTTAACAATAAATCAGCAAATTCTTCATATGTTTTCAAGTGtcttatatttttaatttaatcatttacatTCATCCCATCAGCTGAGTGACTCACAAATAGGAAAAACAGATGCATTTAATTagtgttattttaataattaattaatctaaacacacaatatgtaatttcagctgataggggtctctcaatcaaaacaataacaaaaaacagagtTTGATGATGGttgaagtagcgtgggatcatgagagttgttgtcttcattgtctTCAAGCTCAAAATATTTATGACCATTATTTGATTCCATACACTACCATAATCTCATCACAGTCCAAAACTGATCAGTGGCGGTGATCAACTTCCTGCTTTACCTCACTGATCTGGCCTACACCACCAGGCTACTGTTTGTCACTGTCTAGGAAGAAAGGGAATGAAGGCGGGAGACATATTGAGTgatgaagaacagaaaaaaagaggccaAGAGCTTGAGTGGCTTTGTATTTTTGACAAAATAGACATGAATCTTTCTCTTTGGTGTCTAATTATACAGTGTGATGGTGAAATGAGATGTCCTGTTGAAACAAGGAAAGCTCAAATGGCTCGCTTGCgttatgtatgtgcatgtttgagtttaaaataaatgccTAGATATCTGCAATGACAGTATTTAACCTCGAATGTGAGTTGTTATGTCATAAAAGATCAGAAgatgaaatattttacatgaGGGTGTGGGAAAATCAAAGTTGGCATGTAATGCTGTTAGAATCCAATGAAGTCAAAGACACTGGAACGCAGGAGAAACGTATTTACTGTATCTGAGACACACAGAAACTCTTTGGTTACTGATGGGGAAGCTTCGTTTGCAGTACATGGACACTTTGATTTCATCACAACCTAAAACATAGATTTCTTCAATGtcctttttttatcttttgtttatAAGGTTTTGGAAAAATACTTTGTTCTTTTGTCTTGATAACAAAGTATCAATATTGAAAGATTTGACAGAATGTAATTTGAGCAAATAAAGTTTTTAGTTAAaccaataaatattttatttgaaagcaCATGTGATTTGTGATTTCATAATGTAGTTAAAGAGACAATAACAACATGCTATTGTTGCTCCATGTATCACCGTTATGGAAACATAACAGCAGTTATGTAGCAGATTCAGGCAACAGTCATTctgtactttttcttttctgacatTGTGCACTGTGAAATAAGGTTCTCTTATCCATCAGACCCCCAAACAATAATGTCACATGCAGACATTTAACTACACGTTTTACTTTCAAACCTCATACCTAAATTATCCTGAGAATGTTCCCTTCaactacacataaaaacaacctATTACTGTTAACATTTGGATACAATCAAAATGTCATTAAGTGGAAGCTTTGCCTGGTTTGACTTTCTGAAAACAAGAGAAGCCAcaacagtagcagcagtagatggTTAGTATTACGAACATTTAGGCACGTATGTTGTAGCCActaagagaaagagaaactgctTTTGTTACTTCTTCTGAAATCCtcagtgtgatgtgatgtgcTGGGGTCAGTGGTTCTTCCGGTTATGGAACAGTCCGTTAATCTGTAGTGCATGGAGGGAGTGGCACATTTACAATGATTTCTTAAAGAAAAGTTATTTCTGGGTATAATGAGTTAGCATAGCAACATAATTAATATatgtttcatatctaaacatcatacTAAATCTATAGCAGTTTGGATCCCTTTTAGTTCAGGGCTCCAGACATTTGCCTAATTGTTTTACCTTAAGTCTGCCCCACAATGCACCTGATAAATAAGTGTAAAAGAGACACATAGTCACATAGGCAGTCTTGTCATTTCAATTGTCACTCTGCAGTTGCTCTTTTTGACAACATGGACGGTGAGTTAATTATTTTCACTTATGATATTGTGTTTGCTCTGAGCACAACACAGTTGTCTCATAAAGAATTTTAAACTGcagtcatttttgttttaatcaaaaGTTTTGACTGTATGtacagttttatatatatttctatttctatattTCTTATAATatagggctgtgcgatatgacaATATCTATTGTGtgacaagagaaaaatgtgtttcatattattatcatttatatcGTTACTACAATCACCCTGACATTGAGaatttgcattgttttttgtaatatgtattttacatatcttaaatgaaaatactgCAAATACATTGTAAGTATAAAGACGTGATTGTCTCATGTTGTTTCTCACACAGAGTCAAACCTTGTGTCATATTTAGGTACATGATGGAACATAGTTTGGGTCTGATGTTGTTACATTATAAACTGTGGActctttcagtttcagttgatATGAAGTCACGTACACCATCACCTTTCACTCAGTAAagcaaaacaggaaacaggaaatgaggaaCAGTCAGACCACTGGTCATCTCAATCTCATCCTGTGAGCGGAAGTGTTTACACAAAGCATCTTCTACTAAATGTAAAAACCACAGTTTTACTTGTGCAGTCTTCTACAGTGGTAGCACAAGTCAGCAGTTTCCATCATACATATCTAAGTTAAAACAtgagtactgtatatattatataagaagtacaattttccattttttttctttaaatttcagAATGATCCCTTCACTGTGTATCATTTTGTGTggcattaacatttaaaataacatacaAGGTGAAATTATTTCCTATGTGTTGTGTTCCTGAAcagaaatctgtaaatattaatacatatggaaaaaaatataagaaactaCAAAACATTGTAAAGTACTTGCATGAAAACAAGTGCAGTGTGTTCATCAGTCTGCAGCCAGGAAACAAGTCAGACAAAAATAATGCAAGTCGGAGCAAGAGAAAAGATTCTCAATGAGGATGTTTTGTGGATCTGAAGAGTTTAAAAAGCAGAGTCCTTGAAAAGCATTTGAACAATGCACCACGGACATGGATTAGAGGTTTTGTGCGTTTGGCGGTCATTGCTGGATTATTTGCAATTGTCTCAGCTGTGTTGATCAAGTCAAAATTTGTGAATGTATTAACAGAGGTATACCACTATTTGATGAATAAGTAATAGCAACACCACTACCAACAATGGTAGAAGAACAAATAGCTGAGACAGCAAGCGTGTCTCCACCAGTCAGTGCAATAGAAAAGGTAGTTGAGGTTGCAATTACACCAGTGGAGGCAATACagaagacatttgatgatgttTTGAACAAACGTTCTGATTAATACAATAGAACATACAATCCTTGGAACACATTTGAATGAACATTGAAGC
It encodes:
- the LOC137173995 gene encoding GTPase IMAP family member 7-like, yielding MEGLNTRRIVLLGKTGAGKSSLANTIFGEATFKINHFNDLKTHFCEAETKFVNGRSITLIDTPGFFDPGRSEEDMKPEMVRCITECAPGPHAFLIVLKVEKFTKQEKAVITKMCEYFSVDAFKYAAVVLTQGDQLPEGMKIEEFVNESEHMSDLVKKCGGRCHVVDNKYWKIKQQDEYRSNQFQVAELLNTIEEIVMENNGGYYTNEMLQTVEREIQKEEECIRLSSGNMTQEEIRQQAKSRVPEKRLNKAPQTWIRGFVRLAIIAGLFATVSAVLIKSKFLKELTEVYHYLINK